The sequence ACGGTCCATGGGTGGGGACTATATCGGTCTCGAAATTCTCGGCCGGCGGCGGCGAAGTCGTCTGCCATTCCAGCGTCAGCGCGCCCCACGGGTTGTTGCCCGCCGGTCTGCCCTTGAAGATCGCATAGATCAAATAGAATGCCATGATGATGAAGCCCGTGCCGATGACAAACGAGCCGATCGATGAGAAGCCGTGCAACGGTTGATACTGCTCGACGTAAGTGAAGTACCGCCGCGGCATCCCCTGCGAGCCGAGGATGAACTGCGTGAAAAACGTCATATTGAAACCGATGAAGATCAGCGCGCAGGCGAGCGCCGCCAGTTTCTCATTGTAGAGCCGCCCCCAGATCTTGGGCCACCAGTGATGCAGCCCCGCCAGGAATGCCATCACCGTGCCGCCCATCATCACGTAATGGAAATGCGCCACGACGAAGTAGGTGTCATGCAGATGCACGTCCACCGACAGCGCACCGAGCATGATGCCGGTCACGCCGCCGATCGTGAACAAAAACAGGAAACTGAGCGTGTACAACATCGGCGCTTCCAGCGAAATCTGCCCCTTGTACATCGTCGCCAGCCAGTTGAACACCTTGATGCCCGACGGGATACCGACGAGAAATGTCAGGAATGAGAAAATCACCGCCGCCAACTCCGACTGCCCGGAGGTGAACATGTGGTGCCCCCAGACCAGGAAACTGACCAGCGCAATGCCGAGGCTCGAAAACGCCACCAGCCTGTAGCCGAATATCTTCTTGTGCGAAAACGTCGAGATCGTCTCGGAAATGATCGCCATGCCCGGCAGAATCATGATGTACACCGCCGGGTGCGAGTAGAACCAGAAGAAATGCTGATACAGCACCGGGTCGCCGCCGAGGGCCGGATCGAAGATGCCGATCCCGAGCGCGCGCTCCAGAATCAGCAGCACCAGCGTTATCCCCAGCACCGGCGTCGCCAGCACCTGCAAGATCGACGTCGCATAAATCCCCCAGGCAAACAACGGCATGTTGAACCAGGTCATTCCCGGCGCCCGCAGCTTGTGGATCGTCACCATGAAATTCAAACCGGTGAAGATCGACGAGAAGCCGAGCACGAACACCCCGAAGGTCATCGAGATCACCGCGGTATTCGTCGTCGTCGAATACGGCGTATAGAACGTCCAGCCGGTATCGACCGCGTTGGTGACCACCGAGTAGAGCACGATGATCGCCCCCGCCACATACACATACCAACTGGCCAGATTCAACCGCGGGAACGCCACGTCCTTCGCCCCCAGCATCAGTGGCAGTACGAAATTCCCCAACGCCGCCGGGATCGACGGGATGATAAACAGGAAGATCATGATCGCGCCGTGCAGCGTGAACATCTTGTTGTAGGTGTCGTGCGTCATGATGTCCGCCGTCGGCTTCAACAGCTCCCAGCGAATCAACAACGCAAACACCCCGCCGACCAGGAAGAAGAACATGATCGCGAACAGGTACATCAAGCCGATGCGCTTGTGGTCGCGCGTGAGCAACCACGACTTGAGCCCTTTCGGGTCGTTCAGATAATTTTTCTGCGGAATTACGGCTTCACTCATTTTCGGCACTCGCTCACTTCAGTGACTTGATATATTCGACCAGCCCGTCGATCTGCTTGTCCTTGAGCAACCCCTGATACGTCGGCATCACCGGCTGGAATCCGCGCACGACTTTCGCCTTCGGCTCCAGGATCGATTCGCGGATATAGTTCTCGTCCACTTCCACTGACTGGCCGCCTTCCAGATCCACCGTGTGCCCGAAGATGCCCTTGAACGTCGGCCCGGTACCGGCCTTGCCGTCGGAGCTGTGGCAGGTGATACAGGCTTTCTGCGAATACAGCCGCGCCCCGTAATCGACCAGCGATTCGCCCGCGCCCGGCCCCGATTGCGTCTCCAGCCATTCGGCATATTGCCGCTCCGTTACCACCCGCACCTTGCCGATCATCTCGGAATGTTTGGTGCCGCAGTACTCGGTGCAGAACAGGTTGAAGTTGCCGGTGTCGGTCGCCTCGAACCAGGCGATCGTGTACCGGTTCGGCAGCACGTCCATTTTGATACGGAAAGTCGGCACGTAGAAGCTGTGGATCACGTCCTTCGAGGACATCAACAGCTTCACCGGCTGTCCCGCCGGCACCAGCAATTCATTGACGCTGCTCGCGCCGTCCGGATAGTCAAACGACCAAAACCACTTTTGACCTGTCACCTTCACCTGCATCGAATTTGCCGGCGCCACGTGCAGGCGGATAAAGCCCTTGAAACCCCAGGCAAAAATGATGAACACCACGATCGTCGGGATCAAGGTCCAGGTGATCTCCAGCGCCGTGTTGTGCGCTATTCCCGATGTGGTCGTGGCGGCGCCGCGCCGGCGGTAGCGAACGATAAACAACACCATCGCTGCCGTCACCAGCGCCAGCAGGATCGCCGACGAGAAATAGATGAAATTGAACAGCGCGTCAACGTCACCGGCGACTGTTGAATGCGGCGGCGGCAGGAAGAAGCTACCAGTCTTGTCCATGATTAAGCTACGCCAGCTCCGTTCGTAATAATTGCGCTCAGGCTGCGACTCGCGCGGCCCGGTATCGCCGTTCGCGCGCCCACAGTAAACTCAAGAATACCGTTAGTATCACCAGGGTCAGCAGACCGCCCAGCTTCATGATATTTCCCGCCAGCACGACGTAGCCCTTCGCCGCCGGGTCATAATGGTAACAGTACAGGATCAGCCGATCCAGCGTCGTGCCGATCTTGCCATGCGAGGCTTCGATCAGCGCGAACTTCAGGTCGCGCGGCTTGAAATCCAGCCCGTAGAGGTAGCGCGAGATCACACCATCGGGGGTCAGCACGAAGGCTCCCGCCGGATGCGCATATTCCTTGATCGCTTCATCATAGAAGTACTTGAATCCGATCGCCTCCGCCAGCGCGCGCGACTGCGTCGAGTCGCCGACCAAAAACCGCCAGCCGTTGTTCTGCCCCTGCTCGCCCAGCGCCTGCATGTAGCGCGACCGCTTGCCGGCCGCCAGCTCCGCCGTCTCGTTCGGATTGATGCTGACCGTCACCAGCAAGAAGTCCTGTTCCGGCCGCAGGTCCAGCTCCCGCACCGCATCCGACAACCCGTTCAGCACCACGGTGCACAGCATCGGACAATTGTAGTAGGCCAGCGTCAGCACCACCGGCTTGCCCCGGTGGAAATACTCCGCCAGTTGCACCGGCCGCCCGGCATCGTCGTTGAAGGCCAACTGCAACGGCACGGTGTCGCCCGGGTGCTCGATGATATCGATCTTCTGCAACTCCGGCACACTGTCGCGCACCACCTGGGCATCTACGTCGATCCACATGCTCGATATTAAGAGCCCACCGATAACCACGAGGAAAATTCGGCTGGCCATGGTCATCGGGGAGTTACTGCCGAGCGCTGAGAGGTGTACGCTTCATCCGCCAGCACCTGCATGGCACGGTCGATCGGGATGCGGTAAATCTGCTTCTGCGGATCGAGCAGCTTGTAGGTCGTCAGCACTTCCGCTTCGCGGGCGCGCAAATCGCGCAATTGATTATTCTCCGGCGCCAGTTGATACTGCGTCACCATCGCTTCCTTGGTCGCGACGAAAATCTCGTCGACGAACGCCACCGAT is a genomic window of Candidatus Zixiibacteriota bacterium containing:
- the coxB gene encoding cytochrome c oxidase subunit II, encoding MDKTGSFFLPPPHSTVAGDVDALFNFIYFSSAILLALVTAAMVLFIVRYRRRGAATTTSGIAHNTALEITWTLIPTIVVFIIFAWGFKGFIRLHVAPANSMQVKVTGQKWFWSFDYPDGASSVNELLVPAGQPVKLLMSSKDVIHSFYVPTFRIKMDVLPNRYTIAWFEATDTGNFNLFCTEYCGTKHSEMIGKVRVVTERQYAEWLETQSGPGAGESLVDYGARLYSQKACITCHSSDGKAGTGPTFKGIFGHTVDLEGGQSVEVDENYIRESILEPKAKVVRGFQPVMPTYQGLLKDKQIDGLVEYIKSLK
- the ctaD gene encoding cytochrome c oxidase subunit I, producing MSEAVIPQKNYLNDPKGLKSWLLTRDHKRIGLMYLFAIMFFFLVGGVFALLIRWELLKPTADIMTHDTYNKMFTLHGAIMIFLFIIPSIPAALGNFVLPLMLGAKDVAFPRLNLASWYVYVAGAIIVLYSVVTNAVDTGWTFYTPYSTTTNTAVISMTFGVFVLGFSSIFTGLNFMVTIHKLRAPGMTWFNMPLFAWGIYATSILQVLATPVLGITLVLLILERALGIGIFDPALGGDPVLYQHFFWFYSHPAVYIMILPGMAIISETISTFSHKKIFGYRLVAFSSLGIALVSFLVWGHHMFTSGQSELAAVIFSFLTFLVGIPSGIKVFNWLATMYKGQISLEAPMLYTLSFLFLFTIGGVTGIMLGALSVDVHLHDTYFVVAHFHYVMMGGTVMAFLAGLHHWWPKIWGRLYNEKLAALACALIFIGFNMTFFTQFILGSQGMPRRYFTYVEQYQPLHGFSSIGSFVIGTGFIIMAFYLIYAIFKGRPAGNNPWGALTLEWQTTSPPPAENFETDIVPTHGPYDYDKVVAASTR
- a CDS encoding SCO family protein; its protein translation is MASRIFLVVIGGLLISSMWIDVDAQVVRDSVPELQKIDIIEHPGDTVPLQLAFNDDAGRPVQLAEYFHRGKPVVLTLAYYNCPMLCTVVLNGLSDAVRELDLRPEQDFLLVTVSINPNETAELAAGKRSRYMQALGEQGQNNGWRFLVGDSTQSRALAEAIGFKYFYDEAIKEYAHPAGAFVLTPDGVISRYLYGLDFKPRDLKFALIEASHGKIGTTLDRLILYCYHYDPAAKGYVVLAGNIMKLGGLLTLVILTVFLSLLWARERRYRAARVAA